From one Luteolibacter sp. Y139 genomic stretch:
- a CDS encoding alginate lyase family protein, with translation MFRRLLPVLLCLTFARAAEHRVSSAAELAGLSLSPGDTVVMADGSWKHQQIRFQAKGTEDHPITLRAATSGTTFLEEDSSLEIDGDHLVVSGLWVKDGNIEIKGRDNRLTSCAITGGKQKNYLHLSGQRHRVDQCLFSGKTTEGPTVQVEVEESPNQHRFDHNHFGERPPLGRNGGETIRIGYSHQAMLSSATNVEHNLFERCDGEIEVISNKSCDNIYRANTFRDCAGFLTLRHGNRCRVEGNFFFGHLKRGSGGIRVIGQDHVVANNYIDSVADGAIRLTAGIPDGPATGYVEARNVAVVFNTIIDSPGAAIELDAGFGSAGRTLRPESIVIANNVFSLPQQAELTRGTQGAGFHWTGNFTNRVDEHARKVDLMLTRDSCEVGRPSPGSPLQSVADPFPGITTDLDGQPRIGRFDAGCDQISQAPATARPLTAADTGPPWMQASRANLREVLAHDRERILIAAEAALKQQPLTITSHRAKLSEGGPNDFYSNGDYWWPDPKKPDGLPYIKRDGETNPENFTAHRDTMRELRDAVAALAAAWLATGDPKYPAKAAALLETFFLDPSTRMNPNLEYAQAIPGVTRGRGIGIIDTLHLIEIPKAVEAMENSPAFTPELRKGLRLWFSDYAKWMTQSKNGKEEAATKNNHAVAYFLQLAVFAGFTSDEAQLAKCRQRFKDAFVPTQMAEDGSFPQELARTKPYGYSIFQLDNMATLCQVLSTSEDSLWDFELADGRGIKRAVAFLHPYLADKATWPHPHDVQAWDGWPARQPCLLFAGLACRESRYVDLWKTLDADPKDAEVRRNIAITQPALWLAR, from the coding sequence ATGTTTCGACGGCTTCTTCCGGTCCTGCTCTGCCTCACCTTCGCCCGTGCGGCCGAGCACCGCGTTTCCTCGGCCGCGGAGCTGGCAGGACTATCATTGTCCCCGGGTGACACCGTGGTGATGGCGGACGGCTCGTGGAAACACCAGCAGATCCGTTTCCAGGCCAAGGGCACGGAAGATCACCCGATCACCCTTCGCGCCGCCACCTCCGGCACGACGTTCCTTGAAGAGGATTCATCGCTTGAGATCGATGGCGACCATCTCGTGGTCTCCGGCCTGTGGGTGAAGGATGGCAACATCGAGATCAAAGGCCGCGACAACCGCCTCACCAGCTGCGCCATCACCGGCGGCAAGCAGAAGAACTACCTGCACCTCTCCGGCCAGCGCCACCGCGTGGACCAGTGCCTCTTCTCCGGCAAGACCACCGAGGGCCCGACCGTGCAAGTCGAGGTCGAGGAAAGCCCGAACCAGCATCGCTTCGATCACAATCATTTCGGCGAACGACCACCGCTCGGGCGCAATGGCGGCGAGACGATCCGCATCGGCTACAGCCATCAGGCCATGCTCTCGTCCGCCACTAATGTCGAACACAACCTGTTCGAGCGCTGCGATGGCGAGATCGAGGTGATCTCTAACAAGTCCTGCGACAACATCTACCGCGCGAACACCTTCCGAGACTGCGCCGGCTTCCTCACGCTGCGTCACGGGAATCGCTGCCGCGTGGAGGGAAACTTCTTCTTCGGCCACCTCAAGCGCGGCTCCGGCGGCATCCGCGTGATCGGCCAGGACCATGTCGTCGCGAACAACTACATCGACTCCGTCGCCGATGGTGCGATCCGCCTCACCGCTGGAATTCCCGATGGCCCGGCCACCGGCTACGTCGAGGCGCGCAATGTCGCCGTGGTGTTCAACACGATCATCGATTCACCCGGCGCTGCCATCGAGCTCGATGCCGGCTTCGGCAGTGCCGGCCGTACCCTGAGGCCGGAGAGCATCGTCATCGCGAACAATGTCTTCTCGCTCCCCCAGCAAGCAGAGCTGACGCGAGGCACCCAAGGCGCGGGGTTTCACTGGACCGGCAATTTCACCAACCGCGTCGACGAGCACGCCCGCAAGGTCGACCTGATGCTCACCCGCGACTCCTGTGAGGTAGGGCGGCCTTCCCCCGGCAGCCCCTTGCAATCGGTGGCGGACCCCTTTCCCGGAATCACCACCGATCTCGATGGCCAGCCCCGCATCGGCCGCTTCGATGCCGGCTGCGACCAAATTTCCCAAGCCCCCGCCACCGCACGACCGCTCACCGCCGCCGACACCGGCCCGCCGTGGATGCAGGCCTCGAGGGCGAACTTGCGCGAAGTCCTCGCCCATGATCGCGAGCGCATCCTCATCGCCGCTGAAGCTGCGTTGAAGCAGCAACCCCTCACCATCACCAGCCACCGCGCCAAGCTCAGTGAAGGCGGACCAAACGACTTCTACTCCAACGGCGACTACTGGTGGCCCGATCCAAAGAAGCCGGACGGCCTGCCCTACATCAAGCGCGACGGCGAAACCAATCCCGAGAACTTCACCGCTCACCGGGACACCATGCGCGAGTTGCGAGACGCCGTGGCCGCACTCGCCGCAGCATGGCTGGCCACCGGAGACCCGAAGTATCCGGCAAAGGCGGCCGCCCTGTTAGAGACCTTCTTTCTCGATCCTTCCACGCGGATGAATCCCAACCTCGAGTATGCCCAGGCCATCCCGGGCGTCACCCGCGGGCGCGGCATTGGCATCATCGACACGCTTCACCTCATCGAAATCCCCAAGGCCGTGGAGGCGATGGAGAATTCGCCGGCCTTCACCCCGGAACTGCGCAAAGGCCTCCGCTTGTGGTTCAGCGATTACGCGAAATGGATGACCCAAAGCAAGAACGGCAAGGAAGAGGCAGCGACGAAGAACAATCACGCCGTCGCCTATTTCCTGCAGCTCGCAGTCTTCGCCGGGTTCACCAGCGACGAAGCACAACTCGCCAAATGCCGCCAGCGCTTCAAGGACGCCTTCGTGCCCACACAGATGGCGGAGGACGGCAGCTTCCCCCAGGAACTCGCCCGCACCAAGCCCTACGGCTACTCGATCTTCCAGCTCGATAACATGGCCACCCTTTGCCAAGTACTATCCACATCGGAGGACAGCCTGTGGGACTTCGAGCTCGCCGATGGCCGCGGCATCAAGCGAGCCGTGGCATTCCTCCATCCCTATCTCGCGGACAAGGCCACCTGGCCTCACCCGCACGATGTCCAGGCGTGGGACGGCTGGCCCGCACGCCAGCCATGCCTGCTCTTTGCCGGCCTTGCCTGCCGTGAATCCCGCTACGTGGACCTCTGGAAAACCTTGGACGCCGATCCGAAGGACGCCGAAGTGCGACGCAATATCGCCATCACCCAACCCGCTTTGTGGCTGGCCCGTTGA
- a CDS encoding M56 family metallopeptidase — protein MLPTAIAFSLIATAAVWFAGRRDEARDPRLTLLVLGLLAVFPLLFFLPEWEVLPAAAPSESVAPSWTRWLPWIWGAGVAIASLRLIAALTVLHQWRKNSRRIEAREAGDALVDIRLLESITSPIAAGILKPVVFVPVVWQEWPQETREAVLAHEIKHHQRRDPLLRAIGAVACTLHWFNPLVWWMARRLGDQCEFACDEQVLADGMGAERYANVLCDLAASTRSPATALAMAHESGLEARVKRMFSKVPKGSRVALFMLVVLTILTALGLAVIRRADPPAKPAIPVEEIQTRLNADPFPGN, from the coding sequence ATGCTTCCCACCGCCATCGCCTTTTCACTGATCGCCACCGCAGCCGTCTGGTTCGCCGGCCGGCGCGATGAGGCGCGCGATCCACGGCTGACCCTCCTCGTACTGGGACTGCTCGCGGTCTTTCCCCTACTGTTCTTCTTGCCCGAATGGGAAGTCCTTCCCGCCGCCGCGCCGAGTGAAAGCGTGGCACCGTCATGGACCCGATGGCTCCCATGGATCTGGGGAGCAGGCGTTGCGATCGCCTCGTTGCGATTGATCGCCGCACTCACCGTCTTGCATCAATGGCGGAAAAACTCCCGCCGCATCGAAGCCCGCGAAGCCGGAGACGCACTGGTCGACATCCGCTTGTTAGAGAGCATCACCAGCCCCATTGCCGCAGGCATTCTCAAGCCGGTGGTCTTCGTCCCCGTCGTGTGGCAGGAGTGGCCTCAAGAAACCCGCGAGGCCGTCCTGGCCCACGAAATCAAACATCACCAACGCCGCGATCCCCTGCTCCGTGCGATCGGTGCCGTGGCCTGCACCCTCCACTGGTTCAATCCTCTCGTGTGGTGGATGGCCCGTCGCCTGGGCGACCAATGCGAATTCGCCTGTGACGAGCAAGTGCTCGCCGATGGCATGGGCGCGGAGCGCTACGCGAACGTCCTCTGCGATCTCGCAGCCTCGACCCGCTCACCCGCAACCGCACTGGCCATGGCTCACGAGAGCGGACTCGAAGCACGCGTGAAGCGGATGTTTTCCAAGGTGCCGAAAGGCTCGCGGGTCGCGCTCTTCATGCTCGTGGTCTTGACCATCCTCACCGCCCTGGGTCTGGCCGTGATCCGCCGCGCCGATCCCCCCGCAAAGCCGGCGATCCCGGTCGAGGAAATCCAGACCCGGCTCAATGCCGACCCGTTTCCCGGGAACTGA
- a CDS encoding BlaI/MecI/CopY family transcriptional regulator, with the protein MSNAESLAKRERQVMDILYRRGEATAQEVMEDMPEPPTYSAVRALLATMMEKGLVEFRKDSRRYVYRPAVSERKAKRSALKQLLSTFFEGKPENLVAALLDPKDQQLSNEEIERIRKLIDTDEP; encoded by the coding sequence ATGAGCAACGCGGAAAGTCTGGCAAAACGGGAGCGGCAAGTCATGGACATCCTCTATCGCAGGGGTGAAGCCACGGCCCAGGAGGTGATGGAGGACATGCCGGAACCGCCAACCTACTCCGCCGTCCGCGCGCTCCTTGCGACCATGATGGAAAAAGGCCTTGTCGAGTTCCGCAAGGACTCCCGCCGCTACGTCTATCGCCCCGCGGTCTCCGAAAGAAAGGCGAAGCGCTCCGCCCTCAAGCAGCTCCTCTCCACCTTCTTCGAAGGCAAGCCGGAGAACCTCGTCGCAGCCCTGTTGGACCCGAAGGACCAGCAGCTCAGCAACGAAGAGATCGAACGGATCCGCAAATTGATCGACACGGACGAGCCATGA